In Alphaproteobacteria bacterium, the genomic window ATTCAATGCGTGGGATCTGCCCTTAATGAATACGCTGATTCTCCTTCTATCCGGCACCACGGTATCATGGGCGCACCATGCGTTGCTGCAAGGTAAGCGCGATGAAGTGATTAAAGCGCTGACCATTACAGTGGCACTGGGTTTTATATTCACCTGCCTGCAAGCAGTGGAGTATCATCACGCAGCCTTTGGCTTTAAAGATGGCATTTATCCTTCTACCTTTTATATGGCGACAGGGTTTCATGGATTCCATGTGATTGTCGGAACAATTTTTCTGGCAGTATGCTTAGTGCGCGCCCGCAATAATACCCTGACCGTAGAAGGGCATTTGGGCTTTGAATTCGCTGCATGGTACTGGCACTTTGTAGATGCGGTATGGCTGTTTTTGTTCGTATGCATCTATTGGTGGGGCAGTTGAGTAACCCCCTCGCAATAACATTATCACATATCACTCCGCCACCCCTCGAGGTGGCGGTGCTGTTTGCCCGATATGCACAAACTTTGCACAAATTTGCTGGCCATATGCTTGTATCTGAGGCAGAGCAAGAGTATTATCATCGTTGAAAGTATAATTTCTATAATGCGGAATATCTATGACAAAACCCTCCACGCCTAGCGATGACGCTCGCCCCACGGTGGAAATAGGCGTATTTACGTTTTATAAGCCCACCAAAGGCCCTATCCTGATTACTATTTTGTTGGTGGGTTTGTGTCTGGTATTGGGAATCTGGCAGATTCAGCGATTGCAGTGGAAGCAAGGGTT contains:
- a CDS encoding cytochrome c oxidase subunit 3, producing MSNAHEQKHPFHLVDPSPWPLVTSMVLLLLVSGGLLFMHQKPGGAVMLGLGFIGVLGVMFGWWRAVIREGLYDHAHTGAVRHGLRWGMALFITSEVMFFVAFFWAFFNAALFPTIPLEGAWPTWDGAVWPPAAVETFNAWDLPLMNTLILLLSGTTVSWAHHALLQGKRDEVIKALTITVALGFIFTCLQAVEYHHAAFGFKDGIYPSTFYMATGFHGFHVIVGTIFLAVCLVRARNNTLTVEGHLGFEFAAWYWHFVDAVWLFLFVCIYWWGS